The Streptomyces sp. NBC_00775 genome includes the window TCGGTGTCCTGGAGCCGGGCGGCGTGGACACCGAGCTGGGCTCGCACAACGACCACAAGCCCGAGATCCGCGAAGCGATCGGCGCCTTCTACGAGCAGACCGAGGTCCTCGCCCCCGACGACATCGCCGACGGCGTCGCCTACATGGTCACCCGGCCCCGCCACGCCTCCGTCGGCGAGCTGTGGATCATGCCGACCGACCAGGCCTGACGGCACCCGTCGCCCAGCAGCACCTGAAGAGCACCTGAAGAGCACCACCGAACCACACAAACGCCTCGCAACACCCGAAAGCATCTACAAAGGAACATCTCATGAGCAAGGTCATTCTCGTCACCGGTGCCGGACGCGGTCTGGGCACGGACATCGCCCGCGAAGCCCTCGCCGCCGGCCACCAGGTCGTCGCCACCGGCCGCCGCCCCGAAGAGGTCGAGAAGACCCTCGGCGGACCGCAGGACGATCTGCTGGTCACCAAGCTGGACGTCACGAGCCTTGAGGACGCCGAGGCCGCCGCGCAGGCCGCCGTCGACCGCTTCGGCCGCATCGACGTCCTGATCAACAACGCGGGCAATTTCTTCGCCGGCTACTTCGAGGAGATCACGCCCGCGCAGATGCGCCGGCAGATCGAGACCAACCTCTTCGGCCCCATGAACGTCACCCGCGCCGTCCTGCCCATCCTGCGCAAGCAGCGCGCCGGCCACATCATCACGCTCTCCTCGTCCGCCGGTCTGATCGGCCAGGAGTTCTGCGTCGCGTACGCCGCCTCCAAGTTCGGCGTGGAGGGGTGGATGGAGTCGCTGCGCTACGACGTCGAGCCGTACGGCATTCGCACCACGGTCGTAGAACCGGGCTTCTTCCGCACCGAGCTGCTCGTGGACGCCTCCACCACCTGGCCCGAGCCGACCATCGAGGACTACGCCGAGCGCACCACGGCCACCGTCGCGGCGTGGAAGAGCATGAGCGGCCGGCAGTCCGGCGATCCCGTCAAGCTCGCCAAGGCCCTGCTGACCATCGCCGGCCAGGCCGAGCCGCCGCTGCGTTTCGTCGCCGGCGCCGACGCCATCGAAGGTGTCGAGGCCAAGGCCAGGGAACTCCTCGCCCAGGCCCAGGCATCCCGCGAACTGGGCGGCGACCTGGCCTACGACGACGCCACCGCCTGACACACCCGGGTCCGGGCCGGGAGTTCACGCCGCAGCGGTGAGTCCGGGCCGCGCAGCCGTTCTCCGGCTGCGCGGCCCGGTGGTTGCGGCCCGGCGGCTGACGGCACGGATGACGACGCCCCGCGATCCGCTTCCAGGTACGCCGACGAGTCGGGCCACCGGCCTCCCGTCGCGCGGCGCCCGCTTCAGCGGTAGTCGGGGTTGGGCGCGTCGAGGCGGCAGCCGGCGTCCCACTCCGAGCGCTGGTTGCCGTGGGCCGGAATGCCGTTGGCGCGCTTGAGCATGGCTGCCATGTGCATGAGGTTCCAGGCCATGAATGTGGTGTTGCGGTTGGTGAAGTCGTTCTCCGGGCCGCCCGAACCGGGGTCGAGATAGGAGGGTCCGGGTCCCGCCGGGCCGATCCAGCCCGCGTCGGCCTGCGGTGGGATGGTGTAGCCGAGGTGCTGGAGGCTGTAGAGGATGTTCATGGCGCAGTGCTTCACGCCGTCTTCGTTGCCGGTGATCAGGCAGCCGCCGACGCGGCCGTAATAGGCGTACTGGCCCTGGGAGTTGAGCAGTCCCGAACCGCCGTAGAGCCGCTCGATGACCTTCTTCATGACCGAGCTGTTGTCGCCGAGCCAGATCGGGCCGGCCAGCACCAGGATGTCCGCGGCCATCACCTGCTCGTGCAGCGCCGGCCAGGCGTCCGTGGCGAAGCCGTGCTCGGTCATGTCCGGGTAGACACCCGGCGCGATGTCGTGGTCGACGGCGCGTACGACGTCCGTGGCGACCCCGCGCGCGTCCATGATCGCCCGGCTCTTGTCGATCAGCCCCTGGGTGTGACTCTGCTGGGGCGACGGCTTGAGCGTGCAGTTGATGATCAGGGCACGCAGGTCGTCGAAGCGGTACGAGTCGTCGAGCGGGTTCGGGTTCGGGTTCGGGTTCGGGTCCGACGATGACGGGGGCGCTGACTGGGGCGATGACTGGGGCGATGACTGGGGCATGGAGGCTCCTTCGCGCGGGACCGCCGGGGCGGGTCCCCCACGCCGGTCCGAGCCGTGGCTCCAGAGCAGCTTCTCGCGCCGATCCTGGACTCGGCCCCACCGACGCGGAGACGAGCGCCCCACGGGGCAGGATCGTCACCCGGTCTGGGCACTACGCGTACAGTTCGCGGGCCGACGGCGTCGCGCGCGGTGTCACGGAGCCCGTCGTGTAGGCGAAGTTGAGCACGGTACGGCGTACGCCGGAGCGGGTGAGCGGCGTGACGCGGTGGGCGGTGGTGTCGCTGCGCAGGAGATAGGCGTCCCCGGGTCGGTGGTGAGCCGCGCGCGCCTGCCCGGCATCCAGGTCGCCGAGGGAGGCGGCCCTGGGTGCGTGGGCGAGGAGGCCGCCGTCCGCCGGGGTCTCCGGTGCTTCGAGGAACAGGACGAGTGCGTAGGGGTAGTCGTCGGTGTGGGCGCCGTGGGTGTCGCCCTTGCGGTGCAGGATGTTGAGTACGTGGCGTTCGAGCGTGTCGGGGACGGGGACGGGCCGTTCGCCGGTGAGGCTGCCCAGCAGGTCGAGCAGCACGGGGTCCGCGTACAGGTCGGGAATCAACCGCGATTCCCGGGCGATGACCTGGCCGCCGAGCGTCGTCATGTGCCGGGGTGAGCCGTCCATGCACGCCATCGTGAAGTCGCGGCGCCGCGCGATCCTCTCCAGCCGCCGCGCCTCCTCGCGCAGCGCGTCGAGGCCGTCGGCGGTGAGCAGCCCGGGCAGGGGCAGATAGCTGTCGGCGTGGAAGCGGTGACGTGCGACGTCGGCCTGGTCCTGCGGGATACGGGCCATGAGTGCGGGCACGGGCGGGAACCCTCCGGTCGATGGTCTGCGGCAGCAAGACCCGTCCCCGACGGCTCCGGACTTCATTCGCCAACGGGCCGAATCGGCTGAAAACCGGCAGAGCATCGCCGCATACGTGGCCGCACAGGCGGTCGCGGGCGTCCGGCAGTCAATCGTCATGAACGGTATGCGGAGAAAGGAGACCAGCTTGAGAAAGAAGGCGCTCACCATCGCGGCGGAAACAAGTGGAATTCGATATGTGAAATCCGATGCATGGAATCCGATATGCGAGATCTGATGCGTGGAGAAATCCCCGGCAGGGTCCCCCGCCTTTCCTCAGCGCTCATTCCGTTCCCCGGGGGGGGACGGCTTTGCGTGCTGTGAAACGTCAGGGGGCGATGTTCTTGTAGAACGGGGCGTCGTCCGGGCCGGTGTAGTCGGGGCGGTACCAGGCCGCCGGACGCAGGGAGTCGGGAACGGCGTCGGCCACGCCGAGCACCGAGGAGAACAGGGCCATCCGCATCGGGATTCCGGCGTCGGTCTGCCGGAAGACCGCGAGCCGGGGGTCGTCGTTGAGGTCCGTCGCCAGGTCGTTGGAGCCCGGGCGGCCGTCCCTCGGCAGGGGGTGCATGATCACCGCGTCCTCCCGGCACACCCGGCTGACCAGTGCCTTGTCGATGCGGAAGGCGTCGCTGTACGGCATCGGCCGGTCCGCGAAGCGTTCGGTCTGCAGGCGGGTCGCGTACACCAGGTCGGCGTCCTTGAGGCCGATCTCCGGCTGGTCGCTCAACTCGACCGTGTGGCCCCGGCTCTCGGCCAGCTCCAGCAGGTGGACGGGCATCCCGAGGGGCTCGGGGGCGACACAGACGATGGTGAGGTCCTCGTACAGGGTGACCAGCCGCATCAGCGAGTGCACCGTACGGCCGTGCCGCAGGTCGCCGACCAGGGCGATCCGGCGGCCGTCCAGGGTGCCCCCGGTACGGGTGAACTCCCGGTGCAGGGCGAACATGTCGAGCAGGGCCTGCGTCGGGTGCTCGCCGGCTCCGTTGCCGCCGTTGATCACCGGTATGTTCGTGGCCGCCGCGAACTCGTGAACGGCGGCCTCCTCGGGGTGCCTGATCACGATGATGTCGCAGTATCCGCTGACCACACGGCTGGTGTCGGCCAGCGACTCGCCCTTGGCGATGGACATGATCTCGGCGCCGGTCGTGGTGGTCACCCCGCCGCCCAGGCGCATGAACGCGGCCTCGCAGCTGAGCCTGGTACGGGTGCTCGCCTCGAAGAAGAGACTGGCCATCACCGCGCCTTCGAGGATCCGGGTCACCTGCCGGCCCCGGGCCACCGGTGTCAGCACGTCCGCCAGTTCGAAGAGCCGCTCCAGTTCGTCCCTGTCGAAGAGATCGCTGGAGAGGATGTGCTTTCCGGTGAGTGACATGGCGGATCTGGCTTCCTTTGGGTGTTCAGCAGTGACCGGCCTCCGCATTCGGGGCGCCGACAGTGTACGGGGCATGCGTTTTACCGGAGATATCGGGTTCCGCCCCGCCGCGGGAAACAACGGGGCGGACATTCGGTGGAATTACGTCGGACTCCGCGGCCGGCGAGCGCCACCAACTCCCACCCACGAAACATTCCGCTGGTGCACTCTCCTGGCGACCATCGTTGCCGGGTCCGTGCCGAGGCACCGGCCCTGCGTTCAGGAGGTCGCCGGTACCCCGTCCACGAGCTCCGCGGGACCGGTCCCGGCAGCCGCCAGCACGGCGAGCGACTGCCGCAGTTGCCCCCACGACACGGGAGGAAGCAGCGCCTCGGCCTCCTCCGGCGAGCACATCCGCCACTCCGCCAACTCCGCCTCCTGAAGCCGGACCTCCGCCAGGTCCCCGTCCTCCAGCGCCCCGCCGTCGAAGACATGCACCATCCGGGGCCGGCCCTCCCTTCGGTTCACCCAGTCCACGCTCAGCAGCCGTCCGGGAGTACACCGCAGGCCGGTCTCCTCCCGGATCTCGCGGACGGCCGCCTGGCGGGGTGTCTCCCTCCCGGCCTCGACGGTGCCGCCGGGCAGCCCCCAGTGCCGTTCGTCGCGCCTCGGCTGATACCGCACCAGCAGGATCCGTCCACGGCTGTCGGTGAAGAGCACCCTGGCCTTGGCCACCGCCCCAGGAAGCGCCGCCGGCGCGAGCGGCACGGGCGGCGCGGACGGCACCAGGACCAGGCGGAACTCGTTGCCCTCGGGGTCCCGCATGGGCTGGAACGAGTCCTGCTCCTCAGCGGCCGGCAGGGGCAGGGTGGCGGCGCCGAGCTCACCGGCCCGAGCGCGGGTGGCCTCGATGTCCGCCACCGCGATCTCGAAGGGGCGGCAGTCCCCTCCCGCCCCGCCCTCCGATACCGGCTGGAAGGCGAGTTGAGGAAACCCCGGCGCCCCGACGTGGACCGCTCCGCGATCCCGCGCGACCGCCGTGCCGCCCAGCAGGGATGCCCAGAACCGGGCCAGGGCCTGCGGGTCATGGGCGTCGAGGACTATCTGGTGCAGGTACATGCGGGGAGCGTAGCCATAGCCTCTGACCGTCCCTGGGGGCCCAAAGGACTGCGCAGTTCCCCGCGCCCCTATTTAGGCGATGCCCGCGGAGGACACCCGGCCGCGGCTCGGGCCCGGCTATCCGGCGCGGCCGGCCGAACGGGCCGAGGTGCGGGAGCGGTTCGGGGAGTAAGGCATTCCTGGGGCCCGACGCCCGGCGATTCGTGTCCGTACGTGGGCACTTGGCACTGGCCGGCCCGCCCCTGTGGAACCACCCGTCCCAGTACGGCAGTCTTCTCTCCCGTGGGGAACCCGGGGAACCTTCCGTCTCAGAGCGCGTCCGCCGACGCCGCCGCGCACATGATGGTGGCCGGGGACGACGCCCTGGCACACCGGCTGGCCGCCGAACTGCGCGGAGTGTACGGCGAGCAGGTCACCCTCGTCGTGCCGCCCGCCCAGCGGAGCGTGCGCCCACCGGTGGTGGGGCGGGCGCGGGCCACGGCCTTGTTCGACCGGGTGTCCGCTGCGGTGAACCGGGCTTCCGGGAACGGCGACTCGGGAGTCACCCGGACCGAACCCCCGCGCTCCGACCGTGTGTTGGAGGCCGCCGAACTCACCGAGGCCGTGTTCGCCGATGCGGGCGTCGAGCGGGCCGCCGCGCTGGCGCTCGTGTACGACGACGACGAGACCAACATCCGCGCCGCCCTCACCGCCCGGCGGCTCAACCCCCGGATCCGGCTGGTCCTGCGGCTCTACAACCGGCGCCTCGGGCAGCACATCGAGGCGCTCCTCGACCAGGCCTCGGCGCTGGCCGCGGCGGGTGCCGTAGCGGGAGCCGGTGCCGCGGGAAGCGACGATGCCGGTGACGGCGAGGCGTTCGACGCGTCCACCACCGTGCTGTCCGACGCCGACACCGCCGCGCCCGCGCTGGCCGCGACCGCCGTGGCCGGCACCAGCAAGGTCGTCCAGACGGACGGGCTGATGCTGCGCGCGGTGGAGCGGCCGCCGCCCGGTCCCGGGGAGGTCGCCGATCCGGGGCTGTGCACGCTGGCGCTGCTGTCCGCCACGACCAACGATCCCGCCGGCGCCGACGGGTCCGAGAGCAGTGGAGCGCACGGACCCCAACTCCTGCCCGACGAAAGGGCGGTGGCCGCCGCCACCGGGCGCGGGACCGTCGTACTGGAGAACGTCTCGTACTCAGGACCCGCGCTGTCCGCCGGGCGCAGCATCATGCCGTTCGGGTCGTTGCTGTCGCGGCGGCTACGGTGGTCGTTCGCCGGGCTGGTGGGGTGTGTGGTCGGCCTCGCCGTCGCGTCGATGATGGTCACCAGGGAGACCCCGCTGCACGCGACCTATCTGACGCTGCTCGATCTCTTCGCCATCAACGACCCCGCCATCGGGCAGCCCCTCGGGCGGCAGATCCTCCAGCTCTTCTCCGGGCTGGTCGGGTTGCTGCTGCTGCCCGTGCTGCTGGCCGCCGTGCTGGAGGCGCTCGGTACGTTCCGCAGCGGGTCCGCGTTGCGGAAGCCGCCGCGTGGGCTGTCCGGGCATGTGGTGCTGCTCGGGGTCGGCAAGATCGGCACGCGGGTGCTGGCGCGGCTGCGGGAGCTGCACATTCCCGTGGTGTGCGTCGAGGCCGATCCTGAGGCACGGGGGCTGGCGCTGGCGCGGCGGCTTCGGGTGCCGGTGGTGCTGGGGGATGTGACGCAGGAGGGCGTGCTGGAGGCCGCCAAGATTCATCGGGCGCATGCGCTGCTGGCGTTGACCAGCGCGGACACCATGAATCTGGAGGCCGCGTTGTACGCGCGGACCGTGCGGCCCGATCTGCGGGTGGTGCTGCGGTTGTACGACGACGACTTCGCGACCGCCGTGTACCGCACCCTGCGTGCCGCGTATCCCGATGCGCTCACCCGGAGTCGGAGTGTGTCGCATCTGACCGCGCCCGCGTTTGCCGGGGCCATGATGGGGCGGCAGATTCTCGGGGCGATTCCTGTGGAGCGACGGGTGCTGCTCTTCGCTGCCGTGGATGTGGGTGGGCATGCGCAGTTGGAGGGGCGCACGGTGGGTGAGGCGTTTCGGGCGGGGGCGTGGCGGGTGCTCGCCCTCGACACCCAACGCCAGGCCTCCGGCCCGGTGTCCGCCGAGCGGGCCTCGGGGCTGGTGTGGTCCCTTCCCTCCACGTATGTGCTTCGCGCCGAGGACCGGGTGGTGCTGGCGGCGACCCGGCGGGGGCTGGCGGAGCTGTTGGGACGACGGCCTCGGGAGCGGGCCGGAACGTAGGGTGCGGGTGGGCGGTTTTCGCCCCCGCCGCCCCTACCCGTCCCATCCCATACCTGGGGGCTGCGCCCCCAGACCCCCGCCAAAAGATTGCGCAGTTCCCCGCGCCCCTTAAAGACGGGGTGGTTCGTCGGCTGCGGGTGGGTGGGGGTTGCTCGCGCAGTTCCCCGCGCCCCTAAGGCCTGGTCACAGCTGTAGGTGCCTGTTGGCGAAGTCGAGTTCCAGGCGGACCTGCTTGATGCGTTCGTCGACGACGAGGGAACCGTGGCCCGCGTCGTAGCGATAGACCTCGTGGACGGCGTCGCGGGCGGTGAGGCGGTCGACGTAGTTGTCGATCTGGCGGATGGGGCAACGGGGGTCGTTGACACCCGCCGAGATGTAGACGGGAGACTTGACCGCGTCGACGTAGGTGAGAGGGGACGACGCCGAGAAGCGCTCGGGGACCTCCTCCGGGGTGCCGCCGAGGAGCGTACGGTCCATCGCCTTCAGGGCCTCCATCTCGTCGTGGTACGCCGTGACGTAGTCGGCGACCGGAACGGCGGCGATACCAAGGGTCCACGCGTCGGGCTGCGTACCCAGGCCGAGAAGCGTGAGGTAACCGCCCCAGGAACCGCCGGTGAGGATCAGCCGGTCGGGGTCGGCCAGCCCGGACGTCACCGCCCATTCACGGACCGCCGCGATGTCCTCCAGCTCGATCAGGCCGACGCGGTGCTTGAGCGCGTCCGTCCACTCACGGCCGTACCCCGTCGAGCCCCGGTAGTTGACCCGGACCACCGCGTAGCCGTGGTCCACCCAGGCCGCCGGGCCCGCCGCGAACGAGTCGCTGTCGTGCCAGGTCGGGCCGCCGTGGATGTCGAAGACGGTGGGGAGGGGAGTCGTCGCGCCCGCCGGCTTCTGGACCAGGGCGTGGATGCGGCCGCCCGGGCCCTCGACCCAGACGTCCTCCACGGGAACCGAGCCCGGGGACTTCAGGCCGGGGGGATCGAGGACGATCTCGCCGGTCGTCGAGCGGACCGCGGACGGCTCGGCGGCCGACGACCACAGGTACTCCACCGTGCCGTCCGGGCGGGCCGTCGCCCCGGACACCGTGCCGGGCGGTGTCTCCACCTTGACCAGCTCGCGGGACGCGATGTCGTAGCGCCACAGGTCGCTGCGGGCCTCGAAGCTGTGGGCGATGAGGAGGGCCGAACCGTCGGGATACCACTCGGCCGCCACGTCACCCGGCAGGTCCAGCGCCAGGTCCGTCTCCTCGCCCGACACGACGTCCCACACCAGCGGCTCCCAGCGGCCGCGTCGCTGGTGCCCGATGAGCAGCCGGGTGTCCCCGTCGACCGGGGCGAAGCCCAGCACCTCCAGGCCCAGCTCGACCGTGCCGCCCTTGGAGTCGTCGAGCTCCGCGACCGTCGAACCGTCCAGGCGCAGCACCCGCAGCGCCGAGTGCATCGCGTCGCCGTGCTCGGTGTGCTCGATCGCGATCAGCGAGCCGTCGTGCGAGAGGTCGCCGACCCCGGCCGACTCCCGGTGCCGGTAGATCTCCACGGGGGCCTCGCCGGTCCGGGCCACATGGATCGTCGAGCCGTCGTCGTCCGTCGAGCGGCCCACCACCGCCGTACGCCCGTCACGTCCGATGGCCAGCCCGGAGGGGTAGGAGGGTTCGAGACCGGCGACCGCCGGCTCGTCGGCGCTGTCCCCGTCCCCCTTCCTCTCCGCCTCCCCGGAGAATCGCTGGCGGCGCCAGATGCCGAACTCGTCGCCGTCCTTGTCGTCGAACCACCAGATCCACGCGCCGTCGGGCGAGAGCACCCCGTCCGTCGTGCCGTTCGCCCGGTGTGTGACCTGGCGCTGCTCGCCCGTCGCGCGGTCCCACGCGTACAGCTCGTACGTCCCTGTCGCGTTCGAGACGAACAGGGAGCGGTGCGGGGCGTCCTCCGCCCAGTCAGGCAGCGACACCCGCGGCGCGCGGAAGCGCTTCTCCCAGTCGGGCATGACAGCCTGCTGCTGCTCGATGGACCTGTTGCTCTCAGTCATGGCCCCATAGTGCCTGGCCCGCCCGACAATTCGCTGGCGAGGTCCCCAGCCTGTGGATAACTTCGCGCCCATGTACTCACCGACACCCGCCGACTGGCACGAGGCCAACCGCGCTCACTGGGATGAACGCGTCCCTCTGCACGTCGCCAGCGACTTCTACGACCTCGACGCCTTCCGCGCGGGCAAGGACGCCCTGCGCGACTTCGAACGCGCGGAGGTCGGGGACGTGACAGGACGGTCCCTTCTCCATCTGCAGTGCCATATAGGCGTCGACACCCTGTCGTGGGCACGGCACGGAGCCTCCCGCGTCGTCGGCCTCGACTTCTCCGAACCGGCCGTCGACGTGGCCCGCGATCTCGCCGCCGAGCTGGGCTTCACCGCCGACCGCGCGGCCTTCGTCGCCGCCGACGTGTACGACGCACGGGAAGCCGTACCGGACACGTCGTACGACATCGTCTATACGGGCGTGGGCGCGCTGTGCTGGCTGCCCGACCTCCGGCGCTGGGCCGAGACCGTCACCGCGCTCCTGTCCCCCGGCGGCTTCCTCTATCTCGCCGAGTTCCATCCGCTCACCGACATCCTCGACGACGAGACCGGCTCGCGGATCATCAACGACTACTTCACCCGGGACGCCTGGATCAACGAGCTGTCGGGCACGTACGCCGATCTGGACGCCACCACCACCAACAACCGCAGCGTGGAGTGGCAGCACCCGCTCGGCGAGGTGGTCTCCGCGCTCGCCGCCGCGGGACTGCGCATCGAGTTCCTGCACGAGCACGACGTCTCGCTGTTCCCGCGGTTCGGCTCGTTCGAGGTGCGTGACGGGTACCACCGCTTCCCGGCGGACCGGCCGCGCATCCCGCTCATGTACTCGCTGAAGGCGAGCAAGGCCTGACATCGACTTCAGGGTGTTTGTGCAGGTCAGAGGCGATTGTCAGTGGCCGGGTGCAGACTCTTCCGCATGACCGATCTGTGCAGGACAGTCGAGAGCTACTGGGCCACCGCCGACGCCCGGGACTGGACCGCGTTCGCGGACACGCTGGCCGACGGCGTCGTCTACTCCCTGCCGCAGACGCGCGAGCGCATCAGCGGCAGGGAGAAGTACGTCGAGTTCAACCGCGAGTATCCGGGCGACTGGCACGTCAGGATCGAGCGGGTCATAGCCGAGCCCGGCCAGGCCGTCACCTGGACCCACTTCACCGTGGGCCTGGAGGAGATGCACGCGATCACGTTCTTCACGGCGGACGAGCAGGGGCGCATCGCCACGGTGACGGACTTCTGGCCGGAGCCGTACGAGCCCCCGGCGGGCCGGGATCACCTGACCGAGCGGTACTGACCCCGCGGCCCGGCCGCGCGCACGAGCCCCGTACCTTGGAAGGCGTGTACCGGTTCCTGCTGACGCCCCGCTGGTGGGGGATCAACGTCTTCGTGCTGTTGGCCATCCCCTTCTGCATCTTCATGGGGTCATGGCAGCTGGGACGGTTCGAGGACCGGGTGCAGGACCACCGGGCGGCGGACAAGCAGGCCATGGCGGCCAAGACGGAGGCGGCCCGTCCGCTCGCCGAGCTGCTGCCCGTGGACACGAACACCTCCGGCAAGCAGGCCACCGCGACCGGCCGGTACGGCAAGCAGCTGCTCGTGCCCGACCGCGAGCTGGACGGCAAGCGCGGGTTCTATGTGCTGACGCTGCTGCGGGTCGACAGCGGCCAGGCACTGCCCGTCGTCCGGGGCTGGCTGCCCGGTGACGCGGACTCGGCGAAGGCGCCGGCCGCGCCCACCGGCGAGGTCACGGTGACGGGTGCGCTCCAGGCGTCCGAGAGCCCGGGGGCGAACGGCGTCAGTGCGGCCGGCGGTCTTCCCGAGGGGCAGACCGGCGCGATCAGCTCGGCGTCACTGGTGAACCTCGTGCCGTACAAGCCGTACGACGCGTGGATCACCCTCGAAAAGGCCGACAGCGGGATGAAGGCCGTACCCGCGACCGCCGCGCAGAACACCGGCCTGGACCTGAAGGCGTTCCAGAACCTCGGCTACACCGGCGAGTGGTTCGTCTTCGCGGGCTTCGTCGTCTTCATGTGGTTCCGGCTGCTGCGCCGCGAGGTGGAGTTCGCACGGGACACGGCACTCGGCCTGGCCCCGGCCGAGTCCGAGGAGCCGGCCGAGTCGCGGACCAAGGGCGAGAACGCCCCCGCGTCATCGTCGCCCACGACGTAGACGCATCACCGCCGCCCACCGCCCAGCCGACACGCACCCGCACCCGGCGACGCACGACGGCCCCACCCACCCCCACCCGGTACGACGCCGCACCCGCGGTCGGCGACGCACCGAAGGGGCCGTGCCGGTACGTCCAGCCCGTCGCATACGGGGTTATGGGCAAGTTCATGCTGTGGCAGCAAGCAGTAATGCCCACCGGCGACGGGCTGGACGTACCGGCACGGCCCCGCCCCCAACGACGCACCGCACCGCACAGCCCAGCGGAGCGCCTACGCTCAGGACGACGCCAGGATCCCCGTGTGATACACCGTGCCCGCGCACGCGTTGGACACGGTCTGTGCCGCCGTGGCCGAGCCCGTCGCCGCCGTGCTGGAGACGACGACGCTGCCGTCGGCCACGCCGTCCTCCGTGACGAGCTGGGTTGAGGTGCCGCTGCTGCCCGCGGTGTCGGTGGTGGTGCCGGTGTCGGTGGTCTCCGTCGGGGACGGGTCCGGTGAGGGCTCCGAAGTGGTCGGACAGGTCTCCGAGGGAACCCAGGCGAACTTCACCACGTACGAGGCGCCCGGCTGGAGCACCAGGGAGGTGACCTCCGTGGAGGGGTCCGGCAGCCCGGTGGCCGCGTCGCCCGACACATGGGTCGCCACACCGATCTTGGCGGCGTCCGCGGCACCCGCCGCGGTCGCGGTCACGGTGCCCGCGCCGGTGACCGTACAGGCGGCCGTGGACACGTTCGAGACGGTGAAGGAGCCGTAGACCGCGCCGGTGGAGTCCGGGGCGGCGACGGTGCCGGTGGCCCCGCCGAGCTGCGTCGACGTACAGGCCGTCGCGGTCACGGACGAGGCCGTCGGATTCGCTCCGCCCGCGGTGGCCCCGCCGCTGGTGCTCTTGCCCTTGTCCGGCGTGCCCTTCTGGCCGTCCGTGCCCTTGTCCTGGGACGTCCCGGAGGAGCCGCCCGCGACCTTCCCGTCGCCGCCGTCCGTGCCCTTGTTCGAGCCCGCGCCGCCCTGCGCCTGCGAGCTGTTGGCGGCGATGGACGGGTCGGCGTTCGAACCGGTGGAGTTCGAGACGTGCACCAGAGCCGGGACGGCCGTGCCGATGAAGAGCGCGGCGGCGGCCATGCCGACCACGGCCTGGCGCTTGCGGGCCCGTCTGGCCGGAACCGCGCGGCGCAGGTGCTCCAGGGTGCCGTCAGTGGGTTCGATCTCGTCGACGGCCTGGTGCAGCAGCCGCCGCAGTGCCAGCTCGTCCGAGCCGAGCCCTTCGGGGCCCAGTGCGTCCGGGCCCGGGGTATGGGGGCCGTGTCCGTCGGGGCCGTGGTTCACAGTTCCGTTCCCAGCATGCAGCTCGTGCTCGTCTTCGTGGGGCGCGCGCCGGTGCATCGGCTCGTGCCACTCATAGGGCTCGTGTCGGTCGTGGGTGCCACGTCGCTCGCTCATGCCGGGGCCTCCATGGCGATACGGAGCGCCGCGATGCCGCGCG containing:
- a CDS encoding S9 family peptidase; the encoded protein is MTESNRSIEQQQAVMPDWEKRFRAPRVSLPDWAEDAPHRSLFVSNATGTYELYAWDRATGEQRQVTHRANGTTDGVLSPDGAWIWWFDDKDGDEFGIWRRQRFSGEAERKGDGDSADEPAVAGLEPSYPSGLAIGRDGRTAVVGRSTDDDGSTIHVARTGEAPVEIYRHRESAGVGDLSHDGSLIAIEHTEHGDAMHSALRVLRLDGSTVAELDDSKGGTVELGLEVLGFAPVDGDTRLLIGHQRRGRWEPLVWDVVSGEETDLALDLPGDVAAEWYPDGSALLIAHSFEARSDLWRYDIASRELVKVETPPGTVSGATARPDGTVEYLWSSAAEPSAVRSTTGEIVLDPPGLKSPGSVPVEDVWVEGPGGRIHALVQKPAGATTPLPTVFDIHGGPTWHDSDSFAAGPAAWVDHGYAVVRVNYRGSTGYGREWTDALKHRVGLIELEDIAAVREWAVTSGLADPDRLILTGGSWGGYLTLLGLGTQPDAWTLGIAAVPVADYVTAYHDEMEALKAMDRTLLGGTPEEVPERFSASSPLTYVDAVKSPVYISAGVNDPRCPIRQIDNYVDRLTARDAVHEVYRYDAGHGSLVVDERIKQVRLELDFANRHLQL
- a CDS encoding SURF1 family protein encodes the protein MYRFLLTPRWWGINVFVLLAIPFCIFMGSWQLGRFEDRVQDHRAADKQAMAAKTEAARPLAELLPVDTNTSGKQATATGRYGKQLLVPDRELDGKRGFYVLTLLRVDSGQALPVVRGWLPGDADSAKAPAAPTGEVTVTGALQASESPGANGVSAAGGLPEGQTGAISSASLVNLVPYKPYDAWITLEKADSGMKAVPATAAQNTGLDLKAFQNLGYTGEWFVFAGFVVFMWFRLLRREVEFARDTALGLAPAESEEPAESRTKGENAPASSSPTT
- a CDS encoding class I SAM-dependent methyltransferase, with the protein product MYSPTPADWHEANRAHWDERVPLHVASDFYDLDAFRAGKDALRDFERAEVGDVTGRSLLHLQCHIGVDTLSWARHGASRVVGLDFSEPAVDVARDLAAELGFTADRAAFVAADVYDAREAVPDTSYDIVYTGVGALCWLPDLRRWAETVTALLSPGGFLYLAEFHPLTDILDDETGSRIINDYFTRDAWINELSGTYADLDATTTNNRSVEWQHPLGEVVSALAAAGLRIEFLHEHDVSLFPRFGSFEVRDGYHRFPADRPRIPLMYSLKASKA
- a CDS encoding nuclear transport factor 2 family protein, encoding MTDLCRTVESYWATADARDWTAFADTLADGVVYSLPQTRERISGREKYVEFNREYPGDWHVRIERVIAEPGQAVTWTHFTVGLEEMHAITFFTADEQGRIATVTDFWPEPYEPPAGRDHLTERY